In the genome of Coraliomargarita algicola, one region contains:
- a CDS encoding sulfatase, with translation MNKIKQTLVAGLLAVACIPMLCAEIKQPNIIIFYVDDLGWQDIQVNDVDEPCAYETPNMVKFAESGMNFTQGYSGAPTCSPSRGAINTGQHPAKTRFTHVTLDDRKKGKSNELLIAPYLEAQLDRKLLTSAKALAANGYRTGHSGKWHVGLTPASYGFQVVNEERGIHRSVPDRTKDFATKNDPKFPLSKEKYPPYSDKKPEGISYPYDEVTGSAIEFMDKNKDEPFFLNLCHWMVHWPMLTRNGELLEYYCDKFGQPFPPKKGDMTLPGQQNPYFASMVTSVDWSLGRIVEYLEKTDDPRNPGKKLIETTYIFFSSDNGGAEQRGKEILSDNAPLKYGKGHTEGGGVRVPMMISGPGIAAGSQFDGLVNQLDFFPTFLELTGSEIAASDFAELSGLDISPVLHGESDKVLDANGKEREFLFWHFPHGSGWKSAIRSGDYKLHKRYETNDYELYRIYKDGQRNDFEEANDLAQNPEYASVVERLSGLLEDALIANNAELPYLNPNYAEATKPAAKPGAASFKKATRQAQLAIQASGPMIKEAAVIYCDAPVAGKTKKNRHKGGGAVTEEFIPGMRRPATVSADGSSVSAKIPAGIEGYCFMLIDTNGFLQYTDVVAAK, from the coding sequence ATGAATAAGATTAAACAAACCCTGGTCGCTGGCTTACTCGCGGTCGCTTGCATTCCGATGCTTTGCGCGGAGATCAAACAGCCTAATATCATTATCTTCTACGTCGACGATCTCGGCTGGCAGGATATACAGGTTAACGATGTCGACGAGCCCTGTGCTTATGAGACACCGAATATGGTCAAGTTCGCCGAGTCTGGCATGAATTTCACTCAAGGCTACTCGGGGGCGCCGACCTGTTCGCCATCGCGTGGTGCGATCAACACCGGGCAGCATCCCGCAAAAACACGCTTCACGCACGTCACGCTGGATGATCGCAAGAAGGGGAAGAGTAACGAGCTGTTGATCGCTCCTTATCTAGAGGCGCAACTTGACCGTAAGTTGCTGACCAGCGCCAAGGCGTTGGCCGCGAATGGCTACCGCACGGGGCATTCGGGTAAATGGCATGTGGGTCTGACTCCAGCGAGCTATGGCTTCCAAGTCGTCAATGAAGAGCGCGGTATTCACCGTAGCGTGCCGGACCGCACCAAAGATTTTGCAACGAAGAACGATCCTAAGTTCCCTTTGAGTAAGGAGAAATATCCGCCTTATAGCGATAAGAAGCCAGAGGGCATTTCATATCCTTACGATGAGGTGACGGGTTCCGCGATCGAGTTCATGGATAAGAATAAGGACGAGCCGTTCTTCCTCAACCTTTGCCACTGGATGGTTCACTGGCCGATGCTGACACGTAATGGCGAACTGTTGGAGTATTACTGCGATAAATTCGGCCAGCCTTTCCCACCTAAGAAAGGTGACATGACTTTGCCAGGACAGCAGAATCCATACTTTGCATCGATGGTCACCAGCGTGGACTGGAGCCTCGGCCGTATCGTGGAATACTTGGAGAAGACCGACGATCCGCGCAACCCAGGCAAGAAACTGATCGAAACAACTTATATTTTCTTTAGTTCCGACAACGGTGGTGCCGAGCAACGTGGTAAAGAAATTCTCTCGGATAATGCACCTTTGAAATACGGCAAAGGTCACACGGAAGGCGGCGGCGTTCGCGTGCCAATGATGATTTCAGGCCCTGGCATTGCTGCGGGCAGTCAGTTTGATGGTCTAGTCAATCAGCTCGACTTCTTCCCGACCTTCCTTGAGTTGACGGGCTCTGAAATCGCCGCGAGTGATTTTGCAGAACTCAGTGGCTTGGATATTTCTCCAGTCTTGCATGGCGAGAGCGACAAAGTCCTCGATGCGAACGGCAAGGAACGTGAATTCCTGTTCTGGCACTTCCCACATGGTTCTGGCTGGAAGTCTGCAATTCGCAGCGGCGATTATAAGCTTCACAAACGTTACGAAACAAATGACTACGAGCTGTATCGTATCTATAAGGATGGTCAGCGCAACGATTTCGAAGAAGCCAATGACCTCGCGCAAAATCCGGAATATGCATCCGTTGTCGAGCGATTGAGCGGCTTGCTTGAAGATGCACTGATTGCTAATAATGCGGAGCTGCCTTATTTAAATCCCAACTACGCCGAGGCGACAAAACCGGCGGCGAAGCCAGGTGCTGCTTCGTTTAAAAAAGCCACACGTCAGGCGCAGCTAGCGATTCAAGCGAGTGGCCCGATGATCAAGGAAGCGGCTGTCATTTATTGCGATGCGCCCGTGGCTGGAAAAACGAAGAAAAACCGGCATAAAGGTGGTGGTGCCGTTACCGAAGAGTTTATCCCCGGTATGCGTCGTCCTGCCACGGTGAGTGCTGATGGCTCTAGTGTGAGCGCAAAGATCCCAGCAGGGATCGAAGGCTACTGCTTCATGCTGATCGATACCAATGGCTTCCTGCAATACACCGATGTAGTCGCTGCCAAATAG
- a CDS encoding PEP-CTERM sorting domain-containing protein, which produces MTQASGAWNATDVDFTVNLTAVPEPGTYALLAGLTGLVSVMLRRRRA; this is translated from the coding sequence ATGACTCAGGCCAGTGGCGCTTGGAATGCGACTGATGTTGATTTTACAGTGAATTTGACAGCCGTCCCAGAGCCAGGCACTTACGCATTGCTCGCTGGCCTCACAGGTCTGGTATCTGTAATGCTTCGCCGTCGTCGCGCATAA
- a CDS encoding PEP-CTERM sorting domain-containing protein: MKNKLILASAVLASTLSSSAALVYSTNFTGDDYTQTSTAVVFDNGTTTAVEEWFGSTNGIGIADGDLTLGNTTENRFRGAGVWLNASTWAAGTVTVEFDAANFTAGTDSKAIFQAYAANNVDASNTVSLDLHGNFLSADGLPVATGSASIALLGTQQEITGNGNIAFTFTYNGTDDFIGLVFANLNAQSTGTGNTVDIDNLTVSTIPEPGTYALLAGLTGLAFVMVRRRRA, translated from the coding sequence ATGAAAAATAAATTAATACTCGCAAGCGCGGTGCTTGCCTCAACTCTGTCTTCATCAGCGGCTCTTGTGTATAGCACTAATTTCACTGGTGATGATTATACTCAAACCTCTACTGCCGTCGTATTTGACAATGGCACAACCACCGCTGTCGAAGAGTGGTTTGGTTCAACAAATGGGATTGGGATCGCTGATGGTGATCTCACTCTTGGTAATACTACTGAAAATAGATTCCGGGGTGCAGGCGTCTGGCTCAATGCATCAACATGGGCAGCCGGAACCGTTACTGTTGAGTTTGACGCGGCGAACTTTACAGCCGGGACTGATTCGAAAGCCATTTTCCAGGCATACGCTGCAAATAATGTGGATGCTTCAAATACGGTGAGTTTGGATCTTCATGGAAATTTCCTCTCAGCAGATGGCCTTCCAGTTGCAACCGGAAGCGCTTCGATTGCTTTGCTCGGTACTCAACAAGAAATTACCGGCAACGGGAACATCGCTTTCACCTTTACCTATAACGGAACCGATGACTTTATTGGTCTGGTCTTCGCCAACCTCAACGCCCAAAGCACGGGTACGGGAAACACGGTTGATATCGATAACCTTACGGTGAGTACGATTCCAGAACCAGGCACGTATGCGTTGCTCGCTGGCCTGACTGGCCTGGCATTCGTGATGGTTCGCCGTCGTCGTGCTTAA
- a CDS encoding sulfatase-like hydrolase/transferase, giving the protein MNSPFFLLGALVASTLCSQASTHVVFSEDFDDFTVTSQTGGVSELGGAAAAVTHGQFFSSNNYVDDSGSTLDFTTDANANRTRGAGVWLDTRGWGVGTVTVTFDISGFVPATGEGSGSYLQTYTASGVNDTDAVGVDIHENFNNGVVLSGAASSGTLGDATAITADGTALQHTFTYSGEEQIGLFFVHQAVNGEGTTAAFSLDNLSVAAQTIQPNIIIFYVDDLGHQDVQINDLDDPCPYETPNMIKLAESGMNFTQAYSPAPTCSPSRAAINTGQHPAKTRFTHVTLDDMSDGAASELLIAPYLELQIDRNLLTSAEALQANGYRTGHSGKWHIGLNAANYGFETVNHSRGAHRSMSPDRLSDFATTSASDKYQLSVEKYPPVNAANPLGMSYPYDEVTESALQFIDANKDEPFFLNLCHWMVHWPVLTRNEELLKYYCDKLGHDYATLSPDDWTTPGQTNPYFAAMVTTVDWSLGRIVSYLEATDDPRNPGQKLIDTTYIFFSSDNGGAEQRRDEIISDNAPLRAGKGYVAGGGVRIPLVVSGPRIAAGTEFDKIVNQLDFFPTFLSLTETTIAPTDFAELSGLDIAPVLLDPTPLDAQVLDATGQEREFLFWHYPHYGNMNAALRSGDYKLHKSYETNTYELYRLYDGVDANNRAVRLDIEEANDLAADPAYASVLQELSGMLEGALLADDAELPYLNPDYAGVDPSTVAAPDVSSFQFFTREAQLTIEASGPKIQEASVIYCDGPTSTGDHDVVADEFISGMREPATLSADGYTVSAVIPESITAYCFMLVDENGYMQYTKAVDSPSVALPDALAHWSLDEDAGSQAADISGNGHHATVNGADWSVGVAAGALYFDGVSDAAEIPVGAVGAIDSQISIALWAYGGATQPANDVALYAINSAEARMLGINLPWGNGKIFWDAGGDRIISAVAAVESYRGKWNHWVFTKDTTAGSMSIYLNGAPFYSETGLTGSMSGITQAWLGSSGGFGGASYEGLLDEVMLYDVALSDLQVEALYSRYTPPTDYQAWLLNYPGLSDASFEGDPEQDGIATGLEFVLNGTPTESGEVILPEMDAAGEHFVFTFTRRAEAVPFTVQTFQYGSSLSAWTDLNITEPRASEVSLGSIVGGLQQVTVTIPKSLAVDGKLFGRLTVLSVAD; this is encoded by the coding sequence ATGAACTCCCCATTCTTCCTTCTCGGCGCGCTTGTTGCCTCTACACTCTGTTCGCAGGCGTCAACGCATGTCGTTTTCTCCGAAGATTTTGACGACTTCACGGTCACGAGTCAAACGGGGGGCGTCAGTGAGCTCGGCGGGGCCGCGGCTGCCGTGACACACGGTCAGTTTTTTAGCTCCAACAATTATGTGGATGATTCTGGCTCCACGCTGGACTTCACCACTGACGCGAACGCGAATCGGACGCGTGGTGCGGGCGTTTGGTTGGATACTCGGGGGTGGGGTGTCGGCACGGTTACTGTGACCTTTGATATTTCAGGCTTCGTCCCAGCCACGGGTGAAGGTTCGGGTTCCTACCTTCAGACATACACTGCCAGTGGCGTGAATGACACGGATGCTGTCGGGGTCGATATTCACGAGAACTTCAATAATGGTGTTGTTCTCAGCGGCGCAGCCAGCTCTGGCACGCTGGGGGATGCGACCGCAATCACTGCAGATGGTACAGCGCTGCAGCATACTTTCACCTATTCGGGAGAAGAACAGATTGGCCTGTTCTTTGTCCATCAGGCGGTGAATGGCGAGGGCACAACAGCAGCCTTTAGCCTCGATAATCTCTCCGTGGCCGCTCAGACGATTCAACCGAATATAATTATTTTCTACGTCGATGATCTCGGGCATCAGGATGTCCAGATTAACGATTTGGACGATCCTTGTCCCTACGAGACGCCAAACATGATCAAACTGGCTGAGTCGGGCATGAATTTTACTCAGGCGTATTCGCCGGCGCCCACCTGTTCGCCCTCACGTGCGGCGATTAACACCGGGCAGCATCCCGCTAAGACAAGGTTCACGCACGTCACGCTCGACGACATGAGTGATGGTGCTGCTTCCGAGTTGCTGATTGCGCCTTACTTGGAGCTACAAATTGACCGTAATTTACTGACCAGCGCCGAGGCCTTGCAAGCAAATGGCTATCGCACTGGTCACTCTGGGAAGTGGCATATCGGGCTCAATGCCGCCAACTACGGCTTCGAGACGGTCAATCATAGCCGTGGCGCGCACCGCAGCATGAGCCCCGATCGACTCTCGGACTTTGCCACGACGAGCGCTTCGGATAAGTATCAGCTCAGCGTCGAAAAGTATCCACCGGTCAACGCCGCCAATCCTCTGGGGATGTCGTATCCCTACGATGAGGTCACGGAGTCCGCACTGCAGTTTATTGATGCGAACAAGGACGAGCCATTTTTCCTGAATCTCTGTCATTGGATGGTTCACTGGCCGGTGCTCACTCGTAACGAGGAGCTGCTCAAATACTATTGCGACAAGCTGGGCCACGATTACGCAACTTTATCGCCTGACGACTGGACCACACCCGGTCAGACCAATCCTTATTTCGCTGCGATGGTCACCACGGTGGATTGGAGTCTGGGGCGGATCGTGTCCTACTTGGAGGCCACTGACGATCCCCGCAATCCCGGTCAAAAATTGATCGATACGACTTATATTTTCTTCAGTTCAGACAACGGCGGAGCGGAGCAGCGTCGCGATGAAATTATTTCCGACAATGCACCGTTGAGAGCGGGCAAGGGCTATGTGGCCGGAGGCGGTGTTCGTATTCCACTGGTGGTTTCAGGACCACGCATTGCCGCAGGCACAGAATTTGATAAAATCGTCAATCAGCTGGATTTTTTCCCCACCTTCCTGTCGTTGACCGAGACAACGATCGCGCCGACTGATTTTGCAGAGCTCAGTGGTTTGGATATCGCTCCCGTGCTGCTGGATCCGACGCCGCTGGACGCTCAGGTGCTGGATGCGACGGGGCAGGAGCGTGAGTTTCTGTTTTGGCACTACCCGCATTATGGTAACATGAACGCCGCGCTGCGAAGTGGTGATTATAAACTGCATAAATCATACGAAACGAATACTTACGAGCTGTATCGCCTCTATGATGGTGTGGATGCCAATAATCGCGCCGTCCGCTTGGACATCGAAGAAGCCAATGACTTAGCGGCAGATCCTGCCTATGCGTCCGTCTTGCAAGAATTGAGCGGCATGCTGGAGGGAGCGCTGCTGGCCGATGACGCAGAACTGCCTTACCTGAACCCAGACTATGCAGGCGTTGATCCGTCAACGGTCGCTGCGCCCGACGTCAGCTCGTTTCAATTCTTCACGCGTGAGGCTCAACTGACGATCGAAGCCAGCGGACCAAAGATTCAAGAGGCCTCTGTGATTTATTGTGACGGACCCACGAGCACTGGAGACCACGATGTGGTGGCAGACGAGTTTATCTCTGGCATGCGGGAGCCTGCCACGCTGAGTGCCGATGGTTACACCGTGAGTGCGGTGATTCCTGAGAGTATCACCGCTTACTGCTTCATGCTGGTCGATGAGAACGGGTATATGCAATATACCAAAGCCGTCGACAGCCCGAGCGTTGCGCTGCCGGATGCGCTGGCTCATTGGTCGCTCGACGAAGACGCGGGCAGTCAGGCTGCAGATATTTCCGGCAATGGGCACCATGCGACGGTGAACGGTGCTGACTGGAGTGTTGGAGTTGCCGCCGGTGCCTTGTATTTTGATGGCGTGAGTGATGCTGCGGAGATTCCAGTCGGGGCAGTGGGCGCGATTGATAGTCAAATCAGCATCGCACTGTGGGCTTATGGTGGAGCGACGCAGCCAGCGAATGATGTCGCTTTGTATGCCATCAATTCGGCTGAAGCTCGTATGCTGGGCATCAACCTTCCCTGGGGGAATGGTAAGATCTTTTGGGATGCGGGCGGTGATCGAATTATTTCAGCGGTGGCAGCCGTTGAGAGTTATAGAGGGAAGTGGAACCATTGGGTGTTCACCAAAGATACGACTGCAGGCAGCATGAGTATCTATCTCAATGGCGCTCCGTTCTATTCCGAGACGGGATTGACGGGCTCCATGTCGGGCATCACTCAAGCATGGCTGGGGAGTTCGGGTGGTTTCGGCGGTGCCAGCTATGAGGGACTTTTAGATGAAGTGATGCTCTATGATGTGGCACTGAGCGACCTGCAAGTTGAGGCGCTCTATAGCCGCTATACGCCTCCGACAGACTACCAAGCGTGGTTGTTGAATTATCCCGGCCTAAGTGATGCCTCTTTTGAGGGAGACCCCGAGCAAGACGGGATCGCGACTGGGCTCGAGTTTGTGCTGAATGGCACACCCACGGAGTCGGGCGAAGTCATCCTTCCCGAGATGGATGCCGCGGGGGAGCACTTTGTTTTCACCTTTACGCGTCGCGCGGAAGCCGTGCCCTTCACGGTGCAAACTTTTCAGTATGGATCGAGCCTGTCCGCATGGACGGACCTCAATATTACCGAGCCGCGCGCCAGTGAAGTGAGCTTAGGATCGATCGTTGGAGGGCTACAGCAGGTGACAGTGACGATCCCAAAAAGTCTAGCTGTGGATGGAAAACTTTTCGGTCGTTTGACAGTGCTATCAGTGGCCGACTAG
- a CDS encoding sulfatase, whose protein sequence is MKLNSHTSLPFFRRIVRVSATMLVASLCSTVVSADDGRPEKPNVLLLLADDLGWQDVKCYDIDEPSPFETPNIDALAKKGVLFWQGYSPAPSCAPSRGGIMTGAHPARTQFTHVVGGTPPAPYHKTAHRMMPPWYSGRMATNYVALPQALKDNGYTTGHSGKWHLAMKHFSYPQPEDIGFDWSRSNAGTTAIMKPHRLTGFATNDPKDPYRLDENGFATHELSEDALTFVRENKDKPFFLFYATKLVHAPIHTRSERLLKKYVEKLGVELPKNPQEWKGEGQTNPFYAAMVEELDYYAGQMFDYLETTEDPRWPGHMLSENTYIIFTSDNGGMENMPGEVITDNYPLDRGKISAMEGGTRVPLIIVGPGIDAGVQTDVMANGLDFFPTILSWTGTQKPAGNQFDGSDLSELLATDPTDPQLVKQEDGHVRDTLFWHFPNSQALESTIRIGDYKLVRNYDHLNPRNDALELYQLYKTENGKQTRVDIEESNNLALKMPEKAEAMNQMLTEKLEAMDASYPYFNPHFSDALPNKEKVPTVLSHKRNGNVVEYHYQENGAKLVRAQLMYTFNGGDSDEEWFRMPADVLPGNRVAATLPKGTTHYLINLIDANNFLVSYPDVKKSTRGNNLPSKVAPSVPENISKK, encoded by the coding sequence ATGAAACTTAACTCCCATACCTCACTGCCGTTTTTTAGGCGTATCGTTCGAGTCAGTGCCACGATGCTGGTGGCATCGTTGTGTTCGACGGTCGTCTCGGCTGACGATGGTCGTCCGGAAAAGCCGAATGTGCTTTTGCTGCTGGCTGACGATCTCGGCTGGCAGGATGTGAAGTGCTACGACATCGACGAGCCTTCGCCATTTGAAACACCGAACATCGACGCGCTCGCGAAGAAGGGTGTCCTATTTTGGCAGGGCTATTCGCCGGCACCGAGCTGTGCACCGAGCCGTGGGGGCATCATGACTGGGGCACATCCGGCCCGCACTCAGTTCACACACGTGGTGGGTGGCACGCCGCCCGCGCCGTATCATAAGACGGCGCACCGCATGATGCCACCGTGGTATAGCGGACGCATGGCGACCAACTATGTCGCGCTGCCTCAGGCGCTTAAAGATAACGGATACACCACCGGGCATAGCGGCAAATGGCACCTCGCCATGAAGCACTTCTCTTACCCACAACCAGAGGATATTGGTTTCGATTGGAGCCGTAGTAACGCGGGCACCACTGCGATCATGAAGCCACATCGTTTGACTGGGTTTGCCACCAACGATCCTAAGGATCCGTATCGTCTCGATGAAAACGGCTTTGCGACGCATGAACTCAGTGAAGATGCGCTGACCTTTGTGCGCGAAAATAAAGATAAACCGTTCTTCCTCTTTTATGCCACTAAGCTGGTGCATGCGCCCATTCATACACGCAGTGAGCGTTTGCTGAAAAAATACGTCGAAAAGCTCGGGGTGGAACTGCCTAAGAATCCACAGGAATGGAAGGGCGAGGGGCAAACGAATCCCTTCTACGCCGCCATGGTCGAGGAACTCGATTACTACGCGGGGCAAATGTTCGACTATCTGGAAACAACGGAAGACCCGCGTTGGCCGGGGCACATGTTGAGTGAGAATACCTACATCATCTTTACCTCAGACAACGGCGGTATGGAGAATATGCCTGGCGAAGTGATCACCGACAACTATCCGCTCGATCGCGGTAAGATATCCGCCATGGAAGGTGGCACACGAGTGCCACTGATTATCGTCGGCCCAGGGATCGATGCGGGCGTGCAAACCGATGTCATGGCGAACGGCCTCGATTTCTTTCCAACGATTCTCTCGTGGACGGGGACACAGAAGCCTGCAGGCAATCAGTTTGACGGCAGCGATCTTTCTGAACTGCTGGCTACGGATCCCACTGATCCGCAACTTGTGAAACAAGAAGACGGTCATGTGCGTGACACTCTGTTTTGGCACTTCCCAAACAGTCAGGCACTCGAGAGCACGATCCGTATTGGTGACTATAAGCTGGTGCGCAACTACGACCACTTGAATCCACGCAATGATGCGTTAGAGCTGTATCAACTGTATAAGACCGAGAACGGAAAGCAGACACGGGTGGATATCGAAGAATCCAATAATCTCGCCCTAAAAATGCCAGAAAAGGCAGAGGCAATGAATCAGATGCTGACCGAGAAGTTAGAAGCGATGGATGCGAGCTATCCTTACTTTAATCCACATTTTAGTGATGCACTGCCGAATAAGGAAAAGGTGCCGACTGTGCTGTCTCATAAAAGAAACGGCAATGTTGTGGAGTATCACTATCAAGAAAATGGTGCGAAGCTCGTCCGTGCGCAACTGATGTATACATTCAATGGAGGCGACAGTGATGAAGAGTGGTTCCGGATGCCTGCCGACGTGTTGCCTGGCAATCGCGTGGCCGCCACTTTGCCTAAGGGGACGACTCACTATCTGATCAACTTAATCGATGCGAACAACTTCCTCGTGAGTTATCCCGACGTGAAGAAATCGACGCGGGGCAACAATCTGCCGTCGAAGGTCGCACCCTCTGTTCCAGAGAATATTTCTAAAAAATAA